Proteins from one Algicella marina genomic window:
- a CDS encoding NADH-quinone oxidoreductase subunit D — MDDGNLGGLPGAPAEQKIRNFNINFGPQHPAAHGVLRLVLELDGEIVDRCDPHIGLLHRGTEKLMESRTYLQNLPYFDRLDYVAPMNQEHAWCLAIERLTGTEVPRRAQLIRVLFCEIGRILNHLLNVTTQAMDVGALTPPLWGFEEREKLMVFYERACGARLHAAYFRPGGVHQDLPQDLVEDIFKWTEAFPSALQDIEDLLTENRIFKQRNVDIGVVSQEEALDYGFSGVMVRGSGMAWDLRRAQPYECYDEMEFRIPVGKNGDCYDRYLCRVQEMKESLKIMRQCIEKLGQCKGQDVLTRGKITPPTRTNMKTSMEALIHHFKLYTEGFHVPEGEVYAAVEAPKGEFGVYLVADGTNKPYKAKLRAPGFAHLAAMDHLCRGHQLADVSAILGSLDIVFGEVDR; from the coding sequence ATGGACGACGGTAATCTCGGCGGACTTCCGGGCGCTCCGGCGGAGCAGAAGATCCGCAATTTCAACATCAACTTCGGTCCTCAGCATCCAGCGGCGCATGGGGTGTTGCGGCTGGTTCTGGAACTGGACGGCGAAATCGTGGACCGGTGCGATCCCCATATCGGGCTGCTGCATCGCGGCACCGAAAAGTTGATGGAGAGCAGGACCTATCTGCAGAACCTGCCTTACTTCGATCGCCTGGATTACGTGGCGCCGATGAACCAGGAGCATGCCTGGTGCCTGGCTATCGAGCGTTTGACGGGCACGGAAGTGCCGCGACGGGCGCAGTTGATCCGGGTGCTGTTCTGCGAAATTGGCCGTATTCTCAACCACTTGCTGAACGTAACTACACAGGCAATGGACGTCGGTGCGTTGACGCCGCCGCTATGGGGCTTCGAGGAGCGCGAGAAGCTCATGGTGTTCTATGAGCGAGCATGTGGGGCGCGGTTGCATGCGGCATATTTCCGGCCGGGTGGGGTGCATCAGGACCTGCCGCAGGATCTGGTGGAGGATATCTTCAAGTGGACGGAGGCGTTTCCGTCTGCCCTGCAGGATATTGAGGACCTGTTGACGGAAAACCGGATATTCAAGCAGCGCAACGTCGATATCGGGGTCGTAAGCCAGGAGGAAGCGCTGGATTACGGCTTCTCCGGAGTGATGGTACGTGGGTCCGGCATGGCATGGGATCTGCGTCGGGCGCAGCCATATGAATGCTACGACGAGATGGAGTTCCGCATCCCAGTGGGCAAGAACGGAGACTGCTACGACCGTTACCTCTGCCGCGTTCAGGAGATGAAGGAAAGCCTGAAGATAATGCGGCAATGCATTGAAAAACTTGGTCAATGCAAGGGGCAGGATGTGCTGACGCGGGGCAAGATCACGCCACCGACGCGGACTAACATGAAGACGTCGATGGAGGCACTGATCCATCACTTCAAGCTGTATACGGAAGGCTTCCACGTACCGGAGGGCGAGGTCTACGCGGCTGTGGAAGCGCCCAAGGGCGAGTTCGGCGTCTATCTCGTCGCCGATGGCACCAACAAGCCTTACAAGGCCAAGTTGCGGGCGCCGGGATTTGCGCATCTGGCGGCGATGGATCACCTGTGTCGCGGACATCAGCTTGCGGATGTGTCGGCCATTCTCGGCTCGCTCGACATCGTTTTCGGCGAGGTGGATCGGTGA
- a CDS encoding NADH-quinone oxidoreductase subunit E: MLRRLHPEQPESFAFTPGNLEWAKGQIAKYPEGRQASAVIPLLWRAQEQEGWVSRPAIEAIAEMLGMAYIRVLEVASFYFMFQLQPVGSVAHIQICGTTSCMICGAEDLIAVCKAKIAPNAHELSADGKFSWEEVECLGACANAPMAQIGKDYYEDLTEDSFGELLDAFAAGETPLPGSRKGRFASEPLGGLTSLTEYTGGHAANGSVERAEVYGDTIMRISEQPKPVGKVRQPETPPDTPKPTPDARDEPVPNEELEEKESKGRPEVDKEEDAKDAEIVAVGAKPEGLSAAREGGPDDLKKIKGVGPKLEGLLHSLGFYHFDQVAAWSADEVAWVDEHLEGFKGRVTRDNWVEQAKALAAED; encoded by the coding sequence ATGCTGCGTAGGCTTCACCCCGAACAGCCCGAAAGCTTCGCCTTTACACCCGGCAACCTCGAATGGGCGAAAGGGCAGATCGCCAAGTATCCAGAAGGCCGGCAGGCCTCTGCGGTGATCCCGCTGCTGTGGCGTGCGCAGGAGCAGGAGGGCTGGGTCAGCCGGCCGGCGATCGAGGCGATCGCGGAGATGCTGGGTATGGCCTATATCCGCGTGCTCGAAGTCGCCTCCTTTTACTTCATGTTCCAGCTTCAGCCCGTGGGCAGTGTCGCGCATATCCAGATCTGCGGCACAACTTCCTGCATGATCTGCGGGGCGGAAGACCTGATTGCCGTCTGCAAGGCGAAGATCGCGCCCAATGCACATGAATTGTCCGCCGACGGCAAGTTCAGCTGGGAAGAGGTGGAGTGCCTCGGTGCTTGTGCGAACGCGCCGATGGCACAGATCGGCAAGGATTACTACGAGGATCTGACAGAAGACAGCTTCGGCGAACTGCTGGATGCCTTCGCCGCGGGTGAAACGCCGTTGCCGGGCAGCCGCAAGGGCCGGTTCGCTTCCGAACCGCTGGGCGGGCTGACCTCGCTGACCGAATACACCGGCGGTCACGCGGCCAACGGATCGGTGGAGCGTGCGGAAGTTTACGGTGACACGATCATGCGCATCAGTGAACAGCCGAAGCCGGTGGGCAAGGTGCGCCAGCCCGAAACCCCGCCCGATACGCCCAAACCGACGCCAGACGCGCGGGACGAGCCGGTTCCGAACGAGGAACTGGAGGAAAAGGAAAGCAAGGGCCGCCCGGAGGTGGACAAGGAAGAGGACGCCAAGGACGCGGAAATCGTCGCTGTCGGCGCGAAGCCGGAGGGCCTGAGCGCCGCGCGCGAAGGCGGGCCGGACGACCTGAAGAAGATCAAAGGCGTCGGGCCGAAGCTGGAAGGGCTGCTGCATTCGCTGGGCTTTTATCATTTCGATCAGGTTGCGGCCTGGTCGGCGGACGAGGTGGCGTGGGTCGATGAACATCTTGAAGGCTTCAAGGGCAGGGTCACTCGTGATAACTGGGTAGAGCAGGCCAAGGCTCTTGCGGCCGAGGACTGA
- a CDS encoding DUF5337 family protein → MSGKTERTGKDARLPAAVIAVAACVWLAGMALGPRLGLSPRYAFLLDLSCMAAFVWALVAVLRIRQAGRSGE, encoded by the coding sequence ATGAGCGGCAAGACAGAACGGACCGGCAAGGATGCACGGTTGCCCGCGGCGGTGATCGCGGTGGCGGCCTGTGTATGGCTGGCGGGCATGGCGCTCGGCCCGCGGCTGGGGTTGTCGCCGCGCTATGCGTTCCTGCTGGACCTGTCGTGCATGGCCGCGTTCGTCTGGGCGCTTGTCGCGGTACTGCGCATACGGCAGGCCGGGAGGTCGGGCGAGTGA